Proteins encoded within one genomic window of Arachis ipaensis cultivar K30076 chromosome B08, Araip1.1, whole genome shotgun sequence:
- the LOC107612058 gene encoding proteasome subunit beta type-5, producing MKLDTSGLESFSTLTAPGDDVVGEFSAPPSFQLPNSNDFDGFVKEAIQMVKPAKGTTTLAFIFKDGVIVAADSRASMGGYISSQSVKKIIEINPYMLGTMAGGAADCQFWHRNLGIKCRLHELANKRRISVTGASKLLANILYSYRGMGLSVGTMIAGWDETGPSLYYVDSEGGRLKGTRFSVGSGSPYAYGVLDNGYRYDLSVEEAVELGRRAIYHATFRDGASGGVVSVYHVGPEGWKKWTGDDVGDLHYQYYPVVPSTVEQEMVEATGA from the exons ATGAAACTCGATACTTCTGGTCTCGAATCGTTCTCTACACTCACTGCACCCGGAGACGACGTCGTTGGAGAGTTCTCTGCCCCGCCGTCATTCCAGCTTCCTAATTCCAATGAT TTCGATGGCTTTGTGAAAGAAGCTATTCAGATGGTGAAGCCTGCAAAGGGTACTACAACGCTTGCTTTTATATTTAAGGACGGTGTCATTGTAGCTGCTGATTCTAGAGCTAGCATGGGAGGATATATAT CTTCACAGTCTGTAAAGAAGATTATTGAAATTaatccatatatgcttggaacaATGGCCGGAGGTGCCGCTGATTGCCAATTTTGGCACAGAAATCTTGGGATAAAG TGTCGGTTGCACGAGTTGGCAAATAAAAGGAGGATATCAGTAACCGGAGCCTCAAAGCTACTTGCAAATATTTTATACTCTTATCGTGGAATGGGTTTATCAGTCGGTACCATGATTGCTGGATGGGATGAAACA GGTCCTAGTCTATATTATGTTGATAGTGAAGGAGGAAGATTGAAAGGCACTAGATTCTCTGTTGGATCTGGTTCACCATATGCTTATGGTGTATTGGACAATGG GTACCGATATGACCTGTCAGTTGAGGAAGCTGTTGAACTAGGTCGACGAGCAATATATCATGCAACATTCCGTGATGGAGCTAGTGGTGGAGTTGTTAGCg TTTACCATGTGGGACCAGAAGGATGGAAGAAATGGACTGGTGATGATGTTGGGGACCTACATTACCAATACTACCCTGTTGTCCCAAGCACTGTGGAACAAGAAATGGTTGAGGCAACAGGAGCTTAA